The following are from one region of the Corylus avellana chromosome ca1, CavTom2PMs-1.0 genome:
- the LOC132167935 gene encoding uncharacterized protein LOC132167935 — protein MDPVQVVDRGDCVEDTFDEQSFSPESSDTYDVFGEQQVFPRVGDEYQVEIPPQITGSEYLWLTKNPADAENTAGGPRDFLVGLAVTIMWINDEVASFKHEPQEAVGDSTEVYDKREPLRSECFRETHNFSEGDSLETKAEPTNGTLENERNLGDSVNVAMQKEMKIEMQDMDKSKGYCLVPGSLGDSWSDIEEASFVLGLYIFGKNLVQVKKFVGSKKLGDILSFYYGKFYRSDRYNRWSECRKIRSRRCIYGQRIFTGLRQQELFSRLLPHVSEECQNTLMEVAKAFGEGKILLEEYVFTLKASVGLNALVEAVGIGKGKQDLTGIMEPLKSAQVVPVRPEIPTGKACSTLTPLEIVNYLTGDFRLSKARSNDLFWEAVWPRLLARGWHSEQPNSNGCAAGSRHSLVFLIAGIKKFSRRKLVKGNHYFDSVRDVLHKVASDPGLLELEIGVDNDYRSKEENGWTDETKLDQEDFPDQQRHCYLKPRTPSRNTDVLKFTVVDTSLADGKTTKVRELRSCPSGVMNTFTAGSDSEEDDDDNSEESTDKSDSADTLCFNRADEPIARNNNFDGGISFNMTGLENNASNKGFLVNGLDYANSPANIPDYQKTSVSSDTQQRKATKSQLSRKIRPDNKNHLAPFTKRRRKLSACGRTETNQSKLGILGDPALRQVKASGSPQNPDFSENILSRMDTSQEKKSSTCLSKGSPIINGEGILGGTCFAAEQLPEAPQTRTLIDLNLPIPPDAEADEPFMTERKEREDKTSKELDDPNVVKPSACVANSEQQSNTNYRRQSSRSRPLTTKALEALAFGYLDPKQKRKSRDASPRETSMLRPSRRARGQVRATEDFGTSVVDFKAEERANGVCHNNGDMLTKLQV, from the exons ATGGATCCAGTTCAAGTTGTTGACCGTGGGGATTGTGTtgaggatacatttgatgagcAATCATTCTCTCCTGAAAGTTCTGACACATATGATGTCTTTGGAGAACAGCAGGTATTTCCTCGGGTGGGTGATGAATACCAGGTTGAAATTCCACCACAGATTACAGGATCTGAGTATCTATGGCTTACAAAGAATCCAGCTGATGCAGAAAACACAGCTGGTGGTCCTCGTGATTTTCTAGTGGGGTTGGCTGTAACAATAATGTGGATCAATGATGAAGTTGCGAGTTTTAAACATGAACCACAGGAAGCTGTTGGTGATTCAACTGAAGTATACGACAAACGTGAGCCCCTAAGATCTGAATGCTTCAGGGAGACCCATAATTTTTCTGAAGGTGACAGCTTAGAAACTAAAGCTGAGCCTACAAATGGTACATTGGAGAATGAGAGAAACTTGGGAGACTCAGTAAATGTGGCTatgcaaaaagaaatgaagattgAAATGCAGGATATGGATAAAAGCAAAGGCTACTGTCTAGTTCCTGGTTCCTTGGGTGACTCCTGGAGTGATATAGAAGAGGCCAGTTTTGTGCTtggtttatatatttttgggaaGAACCTTGTTCAGGTGAAGAAATTTGTTGGGAGTAAAAAGTTGGGGGATATACTTTCCTTCTATTATGGGAAATTTTATAGGTCGGACAGATACAATAGATGGTCAGAATGCCGGAAAATACGAAGCAGAAGATGTATATATGGACAAAGAATTTTTACAGGATTGAGGCAACAGGAATTGTTCTCTCGTTTGCTTCCCCATGTGTCAGAGGAATGCCAAAACACTTTAATGGAG GTTGCGAAGGCATTTGGAGAGGGGAAAATATTACTAGAAGAATATGTATTTACTCTAAAGGCTTCAGTTGGGCTGAATGCTCTTGTAGAGGCAGTTGGAATCGGTAAAGGGAAGCAAGATCTCACCGGCATTATGGAACCTCTGAAGTCCGCTCAAGTTGTTCCTGTACGCCCAGAGATACCGACTGGCAAGGCATGTTCCACACTTACACCCTTGGAAATTGTTAACTATTTAACGGGAGACTTCCGTCTAAGCAAAGCTAGATCAAATGATCTCTTCTGGGAAGCTGTTTGGCCCCGTTTGCTCGCAAGAGGATGGCACTCTGAACAGCCTAATAGTAATGGCTGTGCTGCTGGTTCTAGACATTCTTTAGTCTTTCTTATCGCTGGTATTAAGAAGTTTTCAAGACGGAAACTAGTGAAGGGCAACCATTACTTTGATTCTGTTAGGGATGTCCTGCATAAAGTTGCTTCAGACCCAGGACTTCTTGAGCTTGAAATAGGAGTAGATAACGATTATAGAAGCAAAGAAGAAAATGGATGGACTGATGAAACAAAACTGGACCAAGAAGATTTCCCTGATCAGCAACGCCACTGTTATCTCAAGCCACGAACTCCTAGTCGCAATACAGATGTCTTGAAGTTTACTGTTGTGGATACAAGTCTGGCTGATGGGAAAACAACCAAGGTGAGAGAACTGAGGAGCTGTCCATCTGGAGTTATGAACACTTTCACCGCTGGAAGTGAttctgaagaagatgatgacgatAATTCTGAGGAGTCGACAGATAAATCTGACTCTGCTGATACCTTGTGCTTCAATAGGGCTGATGAGCCCATAGCCAGAAATAACAATTTTGATGGGGGAATCTCTTTTAACATGACAGGTTTAGAAAATAATGCTTCCAATAAGGGGTTTCTAGTCAATGGCCTTGACTATGCTAATTCACCTGCGAATATCCCTGATTACCAGAAGACCAGTGTTTCTAGTGACACACAGCAGAGGAAAGCTACAAAGAGCCAATTGAGCCGGAAAATCAGACCAGACAACAAAAACCATTTAGCTCCTTTCACAAAACGACGCCGGAAGTTAAGTGCTTGTGGTCGCACAGAGACAAACCAAAGCAAACTCGGCATCTTGGGAGATCCTGCATTAAGACAAGTGAAGGCCAGTGGCTCTCCACAAAACCCTGATTTTAGTGAGAACATTCTTTCTCGAATGGATACGTCTCAGGAGAAGAAATCATCTACATGTTTGTCTAAAGGCAGCCCAATCATCAATGGTGAGGGCATTCTAGGTGGTACCTGTTTTGCTGCTGAACAGCTTCCTGAAGCACCTCAAACCAGGACGCTGATTGACCTGAACTTACCTATTCCTCCAGATGCTGAGGCTGATGAACCTTTCATGacggaaagaaaagaaagagaagataaAACGAGCAAGGAACTGGATGATCCAAATGTAGTGAAACCCTCCGCCTGTGTGGCTAATTCTGAGCAGCAGTCTAACACAAATTATCGGAGACAGAGCAGTAGGAGCCGACCACTGACCACTAAAGCACTGGAAGCTCTTGCTTTTGGATATCTAGACCCAAAGCAGAAGCGAAAGAGTAGAGATGCCTCGCCACGAGAAACGTCGATGTTAAGACCTTCTCGACGTGCTCGTGGTCAAGTAAGAGCTACTGAGGATTTTGGTACTAGTGTGGTGGATTTCAAAGCTGAGGAAAGGGCAAATGGTGTGTGTCATAACAATGGTGACATGTTGACCAAGCTTCAAGTTTGA
- the LOC132164680 gene encoding uncharacterized protein LOC132164680 isoform X1, whose amino-acid sequence MGQALRRASGRVRTSSSTDPTSASSKSKSVVDRRPPPTDELKISKTASEHGSPDSDGTPGINADNLLEERDPKFDAMLSQMAGTIKSKPGGKLEMGEAFVVEKYNRPMPKLRNTKPDSGRYEERPAPPGTLNVAQLRYIVLLHQGKADDHEGPMDIQQIAEKFRIDVAQVERILQFVSLPPEDSSKQNNSI is encoded by the exons atgggacAGGCATTACGTCGAGCATCTGGCAGAGTACGCACATCTTCGAGTACCGATCCAACGTCGGCCTCCTCAAAATCTAAGAGCGTCGTCGATCGGCGACCACCTCCCACCGACGAGTTGAAGATCTCGAAGACTGCCAGCGAGCATGGCTCTCCTGATTCCG ATGGTACCCCAGGAATCAATGCCGACAATCTACTTGAGGAACGGGATCCAAAGTTCGATGCCATGCTTAGTCAAATGGCTGGTACAATTAAATCCAAGCCTGGAGGGAAACTTGAGATGGGTGAG GCATTTGTGGTGGAAAAGTATAATAGGCCCATGCCAAAACTGCGAAATACAAAACCAGATTCTGGCAGGTATGAGGAAAGGCCCGCCCCTCCAGGAACCCTGAATGTGGCACAGCTGCGCTACATTGTCCTCCTGCACCAGGGGAAGGCTGACGACCATGAAGGACCAATGGATATCCAACAGATTGCTGAAAAGTTCAGAATTGATGTTGCGCAGGTTGAGAGGATTTTGCAGTTCGTATCACTGCCTCCAGAGGACAGCAGTAAACAAAATAACAGTATATGA
- the LOC132164680 gene encoding uncharacterized protein LOC132164680 isoform X2, producing MGQALRRASGRVRTSSSTDPTSASSKSKSVVDRRPPPTDELKISKTASEHGSPDSGINADNLLEERDPKFDAMLSQMAGTIKSKPGGKLEMGEAFVVEKYNRPMPKLRNTKPDSGRYEERPAPPGTLNVAQLRYIVLLHQGKADDHEGPMDIQQIAEKFRIDVAQVERILQFVSLPPEDSSKQNNSI from the exons atgggacAGGCATTACGTCGAGCATCTGGCAGAGTACGCACATCTTCGAGTACCGATCCAACGTCGGCCTCCTCAAAATCTAAGAGCGTCGTCGATCGGCGACCACCTCCCACCGACGAGTTGAAGATCTCGAAGACTGCCAGCGAGCATGGCTCTCCTGATTCCG GAATCAATGCCGACAATCTACTTGAGGAACGGGATCCAAAGTTCGATGCCATGCTTAGTCAAATGGCTGGTACAATTAAATCCAAGCCTGGAGGGAAACTTGAGATGGGTGAG GCATTTGTGGTGGAAAAGTATAATAGGCCCATGCCAAAACTGCGAAATACAAAACCAGATTCTGGCAGGTATGAGGAAAGGCCCGCCCCTCCAGGAACCCTGAATGTGGCACAGCTGCGCTACATTGTCCTCCTGCACCAGGGGAAGGCTGACGACCATGAAGGACCAATGGATATCCAACAGATTGCTGAAAAGTTCAGAATTGATGTTGCGCAGGTTGAGAGGATTTTGCAGTTCGTATCACTGCCTCCAGAGGACAGCAGTAAACAAAATAACAGTATATGA